One genomic region from Tripterygium wilfordii isolate XIE 37 chromosome 20, ASM1340144v1, whole genome shotgun sequence encodes:
- the LOC119987343 gene encoding uncharacterized protein LOC119987343 encodes MAAISTPALMTATASILSALTPSTYPRDMEPHDSFKPFNRRLVLTALTISTAVISSAPAVLARGLFQMPPFRLTNRYFLVRAGESEFESLGVINTNPVAKTSVDSGLSEKGKKQTVRAALELMAMGACDSGCWIWPSITQRAYQAAEIIAAVCGITRSYIVPEYSFLDARGLGAYEGKNLEAISEVYASDNVSPRNKPPPIDDGTPNESVADVFVRVTQLMSILETQYSEDTVIIVSPDSDNLSILQAGLIGLDLRRHRDLSFAPGEFRFVDMSSIPTYKQPASAVYKCLNPPTCDK; translated from the exons ATGGCAGCAATATCAACCCCTGCCTTGATGACGGCCACCGCTTCGATTCTATCTGCATTGACACCATCAACGTACCCTCGGGACATGGAACCCCACGATTCCTTCAAACCCTTTAATCGTCGCCTCGTCCTCACTGCTCTCACCATCTCCACCGCCGTCATTTCTTCTGCTCCTGCCGTCCTTGCTCGTGGCCTCTTCCAAATGCCCCCATTCCGTCTCACAAATCG TTACTTTTTGGTGAGAGCTGGGGAGTCAGAATTTGAGAGCTTGGGCGTTATAAACACAAATCCAGTGGCCAAAACTTCAGTGGATAGTGGATTGTCAGAGAAAGGGAAGAAGCAAACAGTGAGGGCTGCTTTGGAGTTGATGGCTATGGGGGCTTGTGATAGTGGCTGCTGGATTTGGCCTTCAATTACTCAGCGAGCATATCAGGCTGCAGAGATCATTGCGGCAGTTTGTGGCATTACCCGGAG TTATATTGTACCAGAGTACAGTTTCCTGGATGCTCGAGGATTGGGAGCTTATGAAGGAAAGAACTTGGAAGCCATCTCAGAA GTTTATGCATCTGATAATGTTTCTCCACGAAACAAGCCCCCTCCTATAGACGATGGAACCCCAAATGAGAGTGTTGCAGATGTCTTTGTTCGTGTAACACAACTTATGTCTATTCTTGAGACCCAGTACTCAGAAGACACAGTTATTATTGTCTCACCAGATTCTGACAATTTATCCATTCTACAAGCTGGACTAATTGGACTTGATCTTCGAAG GCATAGAGATCTTTCCTTTGCCCCTGGAGAATTTAGATTTGTTGATATGAGTAGCATACCTACATACAAGCAGCCTGCATCTGCTGTATATAAGTGTTTAAATCCACCAACCTGTGACAAATAA
- the LOC119986575 gene encoding CASP-like protein 4A3, with amino-acid sequence MEPKTRLQNHNNMKRSFSSNSEPKTRLQDHNNMKRSFSSNSESQSHLDSPLRFHSPLRSDQGDPTDTSPYASPIASPEKPPPGDSKAIFTVNKYTQFSPHPSPFQPPDNTAAAAMEKAQPKSQPPTVLNGALKEDGPGTVTRVGHAVGEGRFGTMGSVARTSRREEMMLKMAELGFRISEVVLCLISFSVMAADKTQGWSGDSFDRYKEYRYSLSMNVIGFAYSGFQAFDLAYNLASGEHVLRHHLRRQFNFFMDQVLAYLLISSSSSAATRVDDWQSNWGKDDFTEMASASVAMAFLAFLAFALSSLISGYNLFTA; translated from the exons ATGGAA CCCAAAACCAGACTGCAAAACCACAACAACATGAAACGATCGTTTTCCTCGAATTCCGAACCCAAAACCAGACTGCAAGACCACAACAACATGAAACGATCGTTTTCCTCGAATTCCGAATCCCAGAGTCACCTCGACTCGCCTCTCCGATTCCATTCACCTCTCCGATCCGACCAGGGTGATCCGACTGATACATCTCCCTATGCATCCCCAATCGCATCACCGGAGAAGCCTCCGCCTGGTGACTCCAAGGCAATCTTCACCGTCAACAAGTACACTCAGTTCTCCCCCCATCCGTCCCCTTTTCAGCCGCCGGATAATACGGCTGCTGCGGCGATGGAAAAGGCACAGCCTAAGTCGCAGCCGCCAACGGTGTTGAATGGAGCGCTGAAGGAGGATGGTCCAGGGACGGTGACGAGAGTGGGGCACGCGGTAGGGGAGGGGAGATTTGGTACCATGGGGTCTGTAGCGAGGACATCGAGAAGAGAAGAAATGATGCTGAAGATGGCGGAGCTAGGGTTTAGAATTAGTGAGGTTGTTTTATGCTTGATTTCGTTCTCCGTTATGGCTGCTGATAAGACTCAGGGTTGGAGTGGAGATTCCTTCGATCGCTATAAAGAATACAG GTATTCCTTGTCCATGAATGTTATTGGGTTTGCATATTCGGGGTTTCAAGCTTTTGATCTGGCCTATAATCTAGCCTCCGGGGAACATGTGTTACGCCACCATCTCCGTCGACAGTTCAATTTCTTCATGGATCAG GTATTGGCATATCTCCTGATATCCTCATCTTCATCTGCTGCCACACGGGTTGATGACTGGCAATCTAATTGGGGGAAAGATGATTTCACAGAGATGGCTAGTGCATCAGTTGCAATGGCCTTCCTAGCTTTTTTGGCCTTCGCCTTAAGCTCCCTCATCTCTGGGTACAACCTATTCACAGCATAA